Proteins encoded by one window of Bradyrhizobium sp. B097:
- a CDS encoding SRPBCC family protein, whose amino-acid sequence MFETIAIIAVILAVAIAVILVLAATKPSTFRVTRATSINAPAERIFPLIDDFRQWTVWSPYENRDPAMKRSYDGAGRGQGAVYAWDGNKNVGTGRMEILQSSAPSKIVIKLDFLKPFEGHNTAEFTMLPQGDATSVTWTMYGPAVFMSKVMQVFMNLDHMIGKDFEVGLANLKKLTEK is encoded by the coding sequence ATGTTCGAGACCATTGCCATCATCGCTGTCATCCTCGCGGTCGCGATTGCCGTCATCCTCGTCCTCGCGGCGACCAAGCCGAGCACGTTCCGCGTCACGCGTGCGACCAGCATCAATGCGCCGGCCGAACGGATCTTTCCATTGATCGACGATTTCCGGCAGTGGACGGTCTGGTCGCCCTACGAGAACCGGGATCCGGCTATGAAGCGTAGCTATGACGGCGCCGGGCGCGGGCAGGGGGCGGTCTATGCCTGGGACGGCAACAAGAATGTCGGCACCGGCCGCATGGAGATCCTGCAATCGTCCGCGCCGTCGAAGATCGTCATCAAGCTCGACTTCCTCAAGCCGTTCGAGGGCCACAACACCGCCGAGTTCACAATGCTGCCGCAGGGAGATGCGACCAGCGTCACATGGACCATGTATGGTCCGGCCGTCTTCATGTCGAAGGTGATGCAGGTGTTCATGAACCTGGATCACATGATCGGCAAGGATTTCGAGGTCGGTCTCGCCAATCTGAAGAAGCTGACTGAAAAATAG
- a CDS encoding DoxX family protein encodes MPTTVDTEVSKPARITGRVMSGVVILFLLFDGAIKLLPLPVVTETMDKMGFGASDTLARSLGIITIVCTLLYSVPPTSILGAILLTGYLGGAIASHVRIGSPLFSHTLFGLYLGLMVWGGLYLRDGNLRALLPFRR; translated from the coding sequence ATGCCGACGACCGTCGACACCGAAGTCTCAAAGCCCGCCCGCATCACCGGCCGCGTCATGAGCGGCGTGGTTATCCTTTTCCTGCTGTTCGATGGCGCGATCAAGCTGTTGCCATTGCCTGTCGTCACCGAGACCATGGACAAGATGGGCTTTGGTGCGAGCGACACGCTGGCGCGCAGCCTCGGCATCATCACCATCGTCTGCACGCTGCTGTACTCGGTGCCGCCGACCTCGATCCTCGGCGCCATCCTGCTCACCGGCTATCTCGGCGGCGCGATCGCGTCCCATGTGCGGATCGGCAGCCCGCTGTTCAGCCACACGCTGTTCGGGCTCTATCTCGGCCTGATGGTGTGGGGCGGGCTCTATCTGCGCGACGGCAATCTGCGCGCGCTGCTTCCGTTCCGCCGCTGA